The genome window CCTGGGGGTCTcagccccctcccaccccccctcctccccccgcccGCTCCCCGTACCTGCCCTCCGGTGCTCACACACAGGTACCCGCCGCCCTTGTGGCCGAAGCCCTTGCCCAGGTTGGCCGGGGCGCCCTCGGTGCTGGTGGCGAGCTGCGGGCACGGGGAGGGTGAGGCCGCGGCCGGGCCGCTCCGGGCACCCCCCTcgcccccttcccttcccccccgcTCACCACGCTCCACCCCGTGGGGGCCGCCTCGGGGGTCGCGGCCCAGCCCACGCCGGTGAGCGGGGCCGGCggctcctccgccgccgccatggccgCCACTTCCGCGTTGAGGGCAGGCTCCGCCCCCCACCCCGCTTTACGGCGCGGCTATTGGCTAACACCGACAGGAGCGCTGAGGCGATTGGAGGCGGCGCTTTGAGCGACGCGCAAAGCGACCAATGAGCTGCGAAGGACGCTGGAGGCGGAAGAGAGCTGTGTTTATTGAGCTCCCCGCGGCCCGGAGCCGCTCCCGGTcccgctcccggtgccggtcccggtccccTTCAGCCCTCCGGCGGCGCCGGCCTGCGCGGGGCAGCGAGCAGCTTGCGGACCGGCGAGTCCTCCAGGCGCCGGAAGGTCCGTGCGGCTGGAAGAGAGGGTTAGGGAGAGGCCGTCAGCCCCCGGTTGGGCGCTCACGGTCCCGGTGCCCATCCCGGTGCTTACCCAGGTGCTGTGAGAGCCCCCGCAGGTACTGGCGGCTGTCCTCGCCGAAAGCCCGCAGCAGCTCCACCGCCTGCCGCAGTTCGTCGAGCTGCAAAAAGGCCGCGGGGGGCTCAGCGAGGAGCAGAAAGGGGCACGGGGTGCGGGGCAGCGCGACTCACCACCAGCTCCATGCACTTCAGGCCCTCGCCCTGCGCGTCCAGGACCGCCTGGTAGTTGGGTTTGCTGCTCAGGACCTCGGCCTGAGATGTCTCCAGGTAGTTCGGAGGCTCTGCGTGTCCTTGATTAGCCTTGCACTCCTCCAACTGCCTGGAAAACAAGGCGGTGAGCTGCTACGCGCTGCTTGCGGCATCTCTCGGAGCAggcttctctgtttcttcttctgccaaaaggttttcttttcagctaCCAACGCACCTGGCCATTTCTTCAGCTCCCTTCTGGTAGCGCTGTAAGAGCTCATCCCAAGCCTGACATTCAGCAGAAAACctagggagagaagaaaagaggtcTGCACACGACCGCTGTTCCCTTCGTAAGGTTAAATTACAACAATCTCCTTCAGAAAGAGGAGCCAGAGAACGAAACACACCACAAATGCACCTTAACCCTCTTTGAAAACCCATTTTGGTCTTTACACAGTCTCAGAGCGCACACTGCCCATCTTACCTGGCAATATGCTCCTTGGCTTGGGCCACTGACTCGTCTGAAACAGAATCCAATGAAGCCCTAAAGCAGAGAAGTGCAACACAGTACGATATACAGAGATGAAACACTCGAGTATCGTCACAGAGGGCTCTGGTGACTGCTTAGTGCTTACACAGCAACGCTTTAaactgcacagcacagaagagagAAGCCTCCTTGATCTCCTCAAGGAAAATAACACCCCTGTAAACATTCACTGGACTGTTTGCTCAGCCATGTCGTTGCCCCCCATGAAGCCTGGCACCCCCAGGCAACAGGTTCACTGTTTGCAAACTGAGACATCTGGGCAGGGCAtgaagtaaaaacagaaaaaataataaactagaGATGAGCCAGGTGAGTCCTcacatttcagttttctctaTGCAACTCTTCAGCGTTCCATCTAGCTTCAGCTTCTCTATGTATTGCTTCAGGTCTTCTGAAACCGAGCTGACTGGAGATGAAAACAAAGTAAGATGGAACAACGCTTGTACCTACAGAATTTGTAATACCAAAAAGCAAATATCATCATTCAGGTAATTTTGGCAGCACCTGACCCCTCTGACCCCTCCTTTCAAGGACAGCTGGTTTCATCTCAAGAGAATGCCAGTGAAGAGTTGGTGTTTAAAACCTTGGGATTTTACCCCTGCTTTGTGATGCACAAAATACAACTTACCATTAGCTTTGAAAGCCTCAGGACTAAAACCCTCTGTCTGCTTCAAGACGTGTTCAAGTTTCTGTGCAGAAAACTATGAGAACATAGAAAAGGTCTTAGCACCCTTTAATGTGCTATATGACAAAGTTAAACAGGTCACCCCTAAGCTCTATACGCTGTGTGGCTGCTCTTTTTTCACCCCCTTAAACACCTACATAAGGTGTTTAAGCTCAGTTACAGGAATCAGAATGTCAGAGAAAGTGAAAAGAAGAATAACGCGCTTCTACAACAGAGAAGCTTACCTGGAAACTGGACAGCAACAACTCGGAAAGCCGATCTGTCTCCGGCAGATCAAGGCTAATTGACTGGcacaattctgaaaaataaaatttaggaaCAACTTTACGCCAAGCCGCAAGCAGCTGAAATCATTCCACAAGACACTAAAGCCTGTTTTTGTTGTACAGGTGTGCCATCTGCAGGAcacagaagaagcagaaagaccTCCCAGCAAGAAAAATCC of Anas acuta chromosome 32, bAnaAcu1.1, whole genome shotgun sequence contains these proteins:
- the DSN1 gene encoding kinetochore-associated protein DSN1 homolog produces the protein MLARTAEPARCRSEEMPQETSLGAAQTTPCAADGAVSEPDPGEKKGDAEEPIKAPDVTAVSKKNVSSFVNAGAGTRRSCRGSPSPRKSPLLVTPQTKRRSWRRSSLKGTKRRKSLPPFHQDVTELCQSISLDLPETDRLSELLLSSFQFSAQKLEHVLKQTEGFSPEAFKANVSSVSEDLKQYIEKLKLDGTLKSCIEKTEMASLDSVSDESVAQAKEHIARFSAECQAWDELLQRYQKGAEEMARQLEECKANQGHAEPPNYLETSQAEVLSSKPNYQAVLDAQGEGLKCMELVLDELRQAVELLRAFGEDSRQYLRGLSQHLAARTFRRLEDSPVRKLLAAPRRPAPPEG